A genome region from Pseudomonas sp. N3-W includes the following:
- a CDS encoding TIGR00645 family protein, translated as MERFIENAMYASRWLLAPIYFGLSLGLLALALKFFQEVFHVIPNVFSMAESDLILVLLSLIDMALVGGLLVMVMISGYENFVSQLDIDENKEKLSWLGTMDSSSLKMKVAASIVAISSIHLLRVFMDAKNVDPEHLKWYVIIHMTFVLSAFAMGYLDKLTKH; from the coding sequence ATGGAACGCTTTATCGAAAATGCAATGTACGCCTCGCGCTGGCTGCTGGCGCCGATCTACTTCGGCTTGTCCCTCGGTCTGCTGGCGTTGGCGCTGAAATTCTTTCAGGAAGTCTTCCACGTCATCCCCAACGTGTTCTCGATGGCCGAATCGGACCTGATCCTGGTGCTGCTGTCGCTGATCGACATGGCGCTGGTGGGCGGCTTGCTGGTGATGGTGATGATTTCCGGTTACGAGAACTTCGTGTCCCAGCTGGACATCGACGAGAACAAGGAAAAGCTCAGTTGGCTGGGCACCATGGACTCGTCTTCGTTGAAAATGAAGGTGGCGGCGTCCATCGTGGCGATTTCGTCCATCCATCTGCTGCGGGTGTTCATGGATGCCAAGAACGTCGATCCCGAACATTTGAAGTGGTACGTGATCATTCACATGACCTTCGTGCTCTCGGCGTTTGCCATGGGTTATCTGGACAAGCTGACCAAGCATTGA
- a CDS encoding DUF6482 family protein, with product MNLQELNAYAIAGKVDELNLISLEGGIYVLEARMHGSAYALDDGHGKTFHLRSVEHARQVLQAMPKLPFHLIHTSVHDEMCGLGASAEESLKVPISFHSAWSS from the coding sequence ATGAACCTGCAAGAGTTGAATGCGTATGCCATCGCCGGAAAAGTCGATGAGCTCAACCTGATCTCGCTGGAAGGCGGTATCTACGTGCTTGAGGCCCGAATGCACGGTTCGGCGTATGCGCTGGATGACGGCCACGGTAAAACCTTCCACCTGCGTTCCGTCGAGCATGCCCGCCAGGTCCTTCAGGCCATGCCCAAACTGCCTTTTCATCTGATCCACACCTCGGTGCATGATGAAATGTGCGGGCTCGGCGCGAGCGCCGAAGAGAGTCTGAAAGTGCCGATCAGCTTCCACTCGGCGTGGTCGAGCTGA
- a CDS encoding FKBP-type peptidyl-prolyl cis-trans isomerase — protein MSEVNLSTDETRVSYGIGRQLGDQLRDNPPPGVSLDAILVGLTDAFAGKESRVGQEEMSASFKVIREIMQAEAAAKAEAAAGEGLAFLAENAKRDGITTLASGLQFEVLTAGEGAKPTREDQVRTHYHGTLIDGTVFDSSYERGQPAEFPVGGVIAGWTEALQLMNAGSKWRLYVPSELAYGAQGVGSIPPHSVLVFDVELLDVL, from the coding sequence ATGTCCGAAGTAAATCTGTCCACCGACGAAACCCGCGTCAGCTACGGCATTGGCCGTCAGTTGGGCGATCAACTGCGCGACAACCCGCCACCGGGCGTCAGCCTGGACGCGATCCTGGTTGGCCTGACCGACGCCTTCGCCGGCAAGGAAAGCCGTGTTGGCCAGGAAGAAATGTCCGCCAGCTTCAAGGTTATTCGCGAAATCATGCAAGCCGAAGCGGCTGCCAAGGCTGAAGCGGCTGCTGGCGAAGGCCTGGCTTTCCTGGCTGAAAACGCCAAGCGTGACGGCATCACCACCCTGGCTTCCGGCCTGCAATTTGAAGTGCTGACTGCCGGTGAAGGCGCCAAGCCGACCCGTGAAGATCAAGTGCGTACTCACTACCACGGCACCCTGATCGACGGCACTGTGTTCGACAGCTCCTACGAGCGTGGCCAGCCTGCAGAGTTCCCGGTTGGCGGCGTGATCGCCGGCTGGACCGAAGCCCTGCAACTGATGAATGCCGGTAGCAAATGGCGTCTGTACGTGCCGAGCGAACTGGCTTACGGCGCTCAAGGCGTTGGCAGCATCCCGCCGCACAGCGTTCTGGTATTCGACGTCGAGTTGCTGGACGTTCTGTAA